One genomic window of Deltaproteobacteria bacterium HGW-Deltaproteobacteria-6 includes the following:
- the flgF gene encoding flagellar basal-body rod protein FlgF, which produces MHGNADLKKHLKQAWILYGTSLALMSQKRGRTRMLYNVTDIARAGARKLSQLDYVTNNIANASTSGFKAEHMYFSMKGKEVQQGALVELGATVSKMDFSQGTLRVTGNVLDIAIEGDGFFTIETNQGETYTRNGSFVLNKNNELVTQSGEYVLGESGKIIINGSKIDIDQQGSIYADEALAGKLKISSFENPQFLTRSTNGGFIDNNKAGLQNAKEYRVSSGYVELSNVNAIREMTDMMEIQRTFETYQKMILTLQDLDKISTSRIGKLI; this is translated from the coding sequence ATGCATGGAAACGCTGATCTGAAAAAACATCTAAAACAGGCATGGATATTATATGGCACATCGCTTGCTTTAATGAGTCAGAAAAGAGGGAGAACCAGGATGCTTTATAATGTAACGGACATTGCCAGAGCCGGCGCAAGAAAACTTTCGCAGCTGGATTATGTGACAAATAATATTGCCAACGCTTCCACGTCCGGATTCAAAGCAGAGCATATGTATTTCTCCATGAAAGGTAAAGAAGTTCAACAGGGAGCTCTGGTTGAACTGGGAGCCACCGTTTCAAAGATGGATTTCTCGCAAGGCACATTGAGGGTTACCGGAAATGTTCTGGATATCGCTATTGAAGGCGATGGGTTCTTTACGATTGAGACTAATCAGGGTGAGACTTATACGCGCAACGGCAGTTTTGTTCTCAATAAAAATAATGAACTGGTAACGCAGTCCGGCGAGTATGTTTTGGGAGAGTCCGGAAAAATTATTATTAATGGCAGCAAAATTGACATTGATCAGCAAGGTTCCATTTATGCAGATGAAGCGCTGGCCGGGAAATTAAAAATATCCTCTTTTGAGAACCCTCAGTTTTTGACTCGTTCGACGAATGGCGGTTTTATCGATAATAACAAGGCAGGTCTGCAGAATGCCAAAGAATACAGAGTATCATCCGGATACGTTGAATTATCCAACGTCAATGCCATTCGGGAAATGACGGATATGATGGAAATTCAGCGGACTTTTGAAACATACCAGAAGATGATTTTGACATTGCAGGATTTAGACAAGATTTCCACCAGCAGAATAGGAAAATTGATTTAA
- the flgA gene encoding flagella basal body P-ring formation protein FlgA, translating to MIRLNGKILACTLMICFLALIGPTSAFCKQVDEKILMHEIRQHIDNNMLWPAENVRIELLSGLPNVENVNGKVTLRIESRSREEYIGDTSFNVRIFVNNIFFKEVPVRVRIEVLREFVISRNNISRDAILSDNDVTVQKKWVKNIPMNALASLDEAIGKTIVVSVRPNMQITRSMLKSAMPVRKGKMVQVILDNGVMKMMMNGVAEEDGAEDALVKVRNLSSNKVIHARVVGQAKVQIDF from the coding sequence ATGATTAGACTGAACGGAAAAATTCTGGCTTGCACTTTGATGATTTGCTTTCTGGCTCTTATCGGTCCGACATCCGCTTTCTGCAAGCAGGTCGATGAAAAAATATTGATGCATGAAATCCGTCAGCACATTGATAATAATATGCTCTGGCCAGCCGAAAACGTTCGCATTGAGCTTCTTTCCGGTCTTCCAAATGTAGAGAATGTCAACGGTAAGGTGACATTGCGCATTGAAAGCAGATCCAGAGAAGAATACATTGGCGATACATCTTTCAATGTTCGCATTTTCGTTAATAATATCTTTTTCAAAGAAGTGCCTGTTCGTGTCAGAATAGAAGTATTGCGTGAATTTGTGATCAGCCGCAATAACATCTCCAGAGACGCCATCCTGTCGGACAATGATGTGACTGTGCAAAAAAAATGGGTGAAAAACATTCCCATGAATGCCTTAGCGTCATTGGATGAAGCCATCGGGAAAACCATTGTTGTGAGTGTTCGTCCTAATATGCAAATTACACGCAGTATGCTCAAAAGCGCCATGCCGGTGAGAAAAGGGAAAATGGTGCAAGTGATTCTGGATAATGGCGTAATGAAAATGATGATGAATGGTGTGGCGGAAGAAGACGGCGCTGAAGATGCGCTGGTGAAAGTGCGCAATCTCAGTTCCAATAAAGTTATTCACGCCCGAGTGGTTGGTCAGGCTAAGGTTCAGATCGATTTTTAG
- the flhA gene encoding flagellar biosynthesis protein FlhA: MADAQGITGRSTFMDSATSNSAMIAMAVVAILMVMIIPIPTFLLDILLSLSLALSIIILLMSMYVLKPLQFSVFPSVLLIVTLLRLSLNVASTRLILLHGSEGTSAAGQVIQAFGTFVVGGNYVVGLIVFMVLVLINFVVITKGATRVAEVSARFTLDAMPGKQMSIDADLNAGLISDTDARRRRIEIEQEANFYGAMDGASKFVRGDAVAGILIVFVNIIGGLIIGVLQMGMPVVDAARNYTLLTVGDGLVTQVPALIVSTAAGILVTRTATATELGDEVKAQVFTQPRAIATAAILLFVFALIPGMPKISFLIVAAIIAFVAYRVVKSIAAKKLEEETKEMEAPEAAEPVDAIAPLDAMGLEVGYALIPMVDASQGGELLQRIKALRRQLANEMGFIMPAIHIRDNLKLKPDEYTVLLKGIEVAHGSVMMGHHLVISTDEKNMKIKGIPTKEPAFGLPAMWVSDRDKDAIMAKGYVVVDPATVMTTHLTELTKTYADELMGRQEVQSLVDNLEQLYPRVVKEIVPKVIPINLLLRVLQRLLRERISIRDLLTIIETMGEYIAMTKNADILTGYVRQALGRAITKQYQDREGNITVMIMSPDIEDKISRSIQHTEHESFVSPDPNLVKKIVSNLQKMISAFAASGLQPIVLCSPNTRIHFRKILEKFYPNLVFLAHNEIAREANIKSLGMVE, encoded by the coding sequence ATGGCTGACGCACAAGGGATAACCGGTAGAAGTACATTCATGGATTCGGCGACATCGAATTCCGCCATGATCGCGATGGCTGTTGTCGCCATTCTCATGGTGATGATTATTCCGATCCCCACTTTTTTACTCGATATTCTTTTATCGCTGAGCTTGGCGCTTTCCATTATTATTCTTCTGATGTCCATGTATGTTTTAAAACCATTGCAGTTTTCAGTATTTCCATCAGTCTTGTTAATTGTAACCCTGTTGCGTCTTTCTCTCAATGTTGCCTCAACGCGCTTGATTCTCCTGCATGGCTCTGAAGGCACAAGCGCAGCCGGTCAGGTCATTCAGGCGTTTGGAACCTTTGTGGTCGGCGGAAATTATGTCGTTGGTTTAATCGTTTTCATGGTTTTAGTGCTCATCAATTTTGTGGTCATTACCAAGGGCGCAACCCGGGTAGCCGAAGTATCGGCGCGTTTTACTCTAGACGCAATGCCCGGCAAGCAAATGAGTATCGACGCGGACTTGAATGCAGGTTTAATTTCGGATACCGACGCAAGGCGCAGACGTATTGAGATTGAGCAGGAAGCAAACTTTTACGGCGCCATGGACGGCGCAAGTAAATTTGTCCGCGGCGATGCGGTCGCGGGTATTCTGATTGTTTTTGTGAATATCATCGGCGGTTTGATTATCGGCGTGTTGCAAATGGGCATGCCGGTGGTGGATGCCGCGCGAAATTATACGTTGCTGACGGTTGGTGACGGTCTGGTGACGCAAGTGCCCGCTTTGATCGTATCCACAGCAGCTGGTATTCTGGTGACCAGAACGGCAACAGCCACTGAACTGGGGGATGAAGTGAAAGCTCAGGTATTCACTCAGCCGAGAGCTATTGCTACGGCAGCCATCCTCTTATTTGTTTTTGCGCTGATTCCAGGCATGCCTAAAATATCATTTTTAATCGTTGCCGCGATTATCGCGTTTGTCGCTTATCGGGTAGTGAAAAGCATCGCCGCGAAAAAGCTTGAAGAAGAAACAAAAGAAATGGAAGCACCGGAGGCTGCGGAACCGGTGGATGCCATTGCGCCGCTTGATGCCATGGGCCTCGAAGTAGGGTATGCGCTGATTCCGATGGTTGATGCGTCGCAGGGTGGGGAATTGTTGCAGAGGATTAAGGCCCTTCGCCGTCAACTGGCCAATGAAATGGGTTTCATTATGCCGGCGATTCATATCCGGGATAATCTGAAATTAAAGCCGGATGAATATACTGTGTTGCTCAAAGGCATCGAAGTTGCTCACGGCTCCGTAATGATGGGGCATCATTTGGTCATTTCTACCGATGAAAAAAACATGAAGATCAAGGGAATTCCCACCAAGGAGCCGGCTTTTGGTCTGCCCGCGATGTGGGTTTCAGATAGAGATAAAGATGCCATCATGGCCAAAGGTTATGTCGTGGTTGATCCGGCCACAGTCATGACCACCCATCTGACGGAACTGACCAAAACTTACGCCGATGAGTTGATGGGACGCCAGGAAGTTCAATCTCTGGTCGATAATCTGGAACAGCTGTATCCGCGCGTTGTCAAGGAGATCGTTCCCAAAGTTATTCCGATCAATCTCCTTCTCCGTGTTTTGCAGCGTCTCCTGCGTGAACGAATTTCCATCCGCGATTTGTTAACGATTATTGAAACGATGGGTGAGTATATTGCCATGACAAAAAATGCGGATATTCTTACCGGCTATGTGAGGCAGGCTTTGGGGCGGGCGATTACCAAGCAGTATCAGGACAGAGAGGGCAATATCACGGTCATGATCATGTCCCCCGACATTGAAGACAAGATCAGCCGTTCCATTCAACATACGGAACACGAGTCGTTTGTCTCTCCTGATCCTAATCTCGTCAAAAAGATAGTCAGTAATCTGCAAAAAATGATCAGTGCATTTGCAGCGAGCGGCCTGCAGCCGATTGTTTTATGTTCACCCAATACACGAATTCATTTTCGTAAGATTCTGGAAAAATTTTATCCCAATCTGGTGTTTCTGGCGCACAATGAAATAGCCCGTGAAGCCAATATTAAATCTCTGGGAATGGTCGAGTGA
- the fliQ gene encoding flagellar biosynthetic protein FliQ has protein sequence MTPDTIIGLMAETIKITLLVAAPMLIVGLVVGVLISLFQAVTQIQEMTLVFVPKIVAVLITLIAALPWMMGMMITYTQNLFINIPLYIK, from the coding sequence ATGACGCCTGATACTATTATCGGATTAATGGCGGAAACGATCAAGATTACGCTGCTGGTTGCAGCGCCCATGTTGATTGTCGGATTGGTGGTTGGCGTTTTGATTAGTTTGTTTCAAGCCGTCACTCAGATTCAGGAAATGACGCTGGTCTTCGTGCCCAAGATTGTGGCCGTTTTGATAACGCTGATCGCGGCGCTTCCCTGGATGATGGGGATGATGATCACTTATACGCAGAATTTATTTATCAATATTCCTTTGTATATCAAGTGA
- the fliR gene encoding flagellar biosynthetic protein FliR, translated as MSLPFLSAEHFNAFVLVLLRVSAIIVTIPVISEATVPAKVKAALSIIVSLIIFPLVASQIPSINQLHFIELIFRMIGEVLIGVTIGFVARLVFAGIRMAGDIIGFQMGFSVANVIDPMTSQMSSVITELQYLIAMLVFLTVNAHHLFFQAIIQSYALLAPLSFHFSGQLMQFIFDTSRDIFVIALKISAPIMAVMIFTNVGLGVMARTVPQMNIFIVGFPLQISLGLIFLGITAPLFVHITQAIFISLEGKIVTMMRLM; from the coding sequence ATGAGTTTGCCTTTCCTGTCCGCAGAGCATTTCAATGCTTTTGTTTTGGTGTTACTCCGGGTCAGCGCCATTATTGTCACCATACCGGTGATTTCTGAAGCAACCGTTCCGGCTAAAGTCAAAGCCGCCCTGTCCATTATTGTTTCTCTGATCATCTTTCCTCTGGTGGCCTCTCAGATCCCATCGATCAATCAATTACATTTTATAGAGCTGATCTTTCGCATGATTGGAGAAGTGCTGATCGGTGTGACGATCGGTTTTGTCGCCAGACTGGTTTTTGCAGGCATTAGAATGGCGGGCGACATCATCGGTTTTCAAATGGGTTTTTCGGTCGCCAATGTGATTGATCCCATGACCTCCCAAATGTCGTCCGTCATCACCGAATTGCAGTATCTGATTGCCATGCTGGTGTTTCTCACCGTCAATGCCCATCATTTGTTTTTTCAGGCTATTATTCAGAGTTACGCTTTACTTGCTCCCCTGAGCTTTCATTTTTCGGGTCAGCTCATGCAGTTTATTTTTGATACGTCCAGAGATATATTCGTGATCGCCCTGAAAATATCCGCTCCGATTATGGCGGTAATGATCTTTACCAATGTGGGGTTAGGTGTTATGGCGCGCACCGTACCGCAGATGAATATTTTCATCGTCGGTTTTCCTTTACAGATCTCCCTTGGTCTCATTTTTTTAGGCATCACGGCGCCTCTCTTCGTTCACATAACACAGGCTATTTTCATCAGCCTGGAAGGTAAAATTGTTACGATGATGCGTTTGATGTGA
- the flgG gene encoding flagellar basal-body rod protein FlgG, translating into MIRSLWTAATGMVAQQIEQDVVANNLANVSTVGFKKARADFQDLMYQIYSKSGSETTQGSQLPTGLEVGMGVKPMSTQKLFTEGDHQQTGNQFDWAIEKDGFFQIDDNGTTYYTRAGNFKLDKDGAVVNSEGLKLLPNITVPTATVSFTMDTGGTWTAADKEGNPLATGRLELATFVNPAGLSSVGRNLFAKSVASGDAITGNPGENGIGTVSQSFLEMSNVNVVDEMVRMIVGQRAYEINSKAIQTADSMLGIINSLKRS; encoded by the coding sequence ATGATCCGATCATTATGGACAGCGGCAACCGGAATGGTGGCCCAGCAAATCGAGCAGGATGTTGTTGCCAACAACCTGGCCAATGTTAGTACGGTGGGCTTTAAGAAAGCCCGGGCTGATTTTCAGGATCTCATGTATCAAATCTACAGCAAGTCCGGATCAGAAACCACTCAGGGCAGTCAGTTGCCCACCGGCCTTGAAGTCGGCATGGGCGTCAAGCCCATGTCCACTCAGAAACTCTTTACAGAGGGTGACCATCAGCAAACGGGTAATCAATTTGATTGGGCTATTGAAAAAGATGGTTTTTTCCAGATTGATGATAACGGGACTACTTATTATACGCGAGCCGGCAACTTCAAGCTGGATAAAGACGGTGCGGTTGTAAATTCTGAAGGTCTGAAACTGCTTCCGAACATCACCGTCCCGACCGCAACGGTTTCTTTTACGATGGATACCGGCGGTACCTGGACGGCTGCGGATAAAGAAGGCAACCCGCTGGCCACAGGCAGGCTGGAATTGGCGACGTTTGTTAATCCCGCCGGGCTTAGCAGTGTCGGCAGAAATCTCTTTGCCAAATCGGTGGCCTCCGGCGATGCGATTACGGGCAATCCCGGAGAAAACGGGATAGGAACCGTTTCACAGAGTTTTCTGGAAATGTCCAACGTCAACGTGGTTGATGAAATGGTGCGGATGATTGTCGGACAGCGTGCTTATGAAATCAACTCCAAGGCGATTCAGACCGCCGACAGTATGCTGGGGATAATCAACAGCCTCAAGAGGTCGTAA
- a CDS encoding flagellar biosynthesis protein FlhB — translation MKDSKEKKQLTKMAAAIQYDSEKRNAPAITASGKGTIAEKIIEVAREQGIPIKNDPDLIQVLSKLKVGSEIPVELYRAVAEILAFVYSLNENERTNKQP, via the coding sequence ATGAAAGACAGCAAAGAAAAAAAACAGCTCACCAAGATGGCCGCGGCCATTCAGTATGACTCAGAGAAGAGAAATGCGCCTGCCATAACGGCCAGCGGCAAAGGGACGATTGCTGAGAAAATAATCGAAGTAGCCCGGGAGCAGGGTATTCCGATAAAAAATGATCCCGATCTGATCCAGGTGTTGAGCAAACTCAAAGTCGGTTCGGAAATTCCGGTTGAACTCTACCGGGCCGTCGCGGAAATTCTGGCCTTTGTTTATTCCCTCAACGAAAATGAACGTACCAATAAACAGCCGTAA
- a CDS encoding FliA/WhiG family RNA polymerase sigma factor (involved in the initiation of sporulation and glycogen biosynthesis) yields MKTGALNSSGKASLTKIAHKQQRNDLIMRYAPLVKNIVGRLAAKLPIDAADKEDLINVGIMGLMSALEKYDKTRNVQFETYASFRIRGAVLDELRAKDWVPRATRSKDNKIESAMNALKKTLGRMPDETEIAAQLGISLDEYFILLDEARCVSMISTEDLPPDYLEKYGREDVLAGINEGNPLTMLVDMEFKDKLKQAIDQLPPREKLVLSLYYYEELTMKEAGRVMELTESRVCQLHAQAVLRLRSTIKFAR; encoded by the coding sequence ATGAAAACGGGAGCATTAAATTCTTCTGGGAAAGCATCATTGACAAAAATCGCGCATAAGCAGCAGCGTAATGACCTTATTATGCGATATGCGCCGCTGGTGAAGAATATTGTTGGAAGACTGGCAGCTAAATTGCCGATCGACGCAGCGGATAAAGAAGATCTTATCAATGTCGGAATTATGGGGTTGATGTCCGCGCTTGAAAAATATGACAAAACCAGAAATGTTCAATTTGAAACCTATGCAAGTTTTCGCATCCGTGGGGCGGTGCTCGATGAGTTGAGGGCGAAAGACTGGGTTCCCCGGGCGACCAGAAGCAAGGATAATAAAATTGAAAGCGCCATGAATGCGCTTAAAAAAACACTGGGAAGAATGCCTGACGAAACGGAGATTGCGGCACAGTTAGGTATTTCTCTGGACGAATATTTTATACTGCTTGATGAAGCCAGATGTGTTTCCATGATATCAACGGAAGATCTGCCGCCGGATTATCTTGAGAAATACGGTCGTGAAGATGTTTTAGCCGGCATTAATGAAGGCAATCCTCTGACCATGCTGGTGGACATGGAATTTAAAGACAAGTTGAAGCAGGCCATTGATCAATTGCCCCCCAGAGAAAAACTCGTTTTATCGCTTTACTATTATGAAGAACTGACCATGAAAGAAGCGGGCCGGGTGATGGAATTAACGGAATCGCGCGTCTGCCAGCTCCATGCCCAGGCCGTTTTACGCTTGCGCAGCACCATTAAGTTTGCCAGGTAG
- the flhB gene encoding flagellar biosynthesis protein FlhB, whose amino-acid sequence MAENDDQERTEQATGKRREESREKGQVARSQEVISVSILVAGLLFFYFGGSTLVLKTMDIMTVGFREAGQVNLTQDSVTAIMTSYIFKGFGILFPLLIAVLIAAILGNVLQIGFMFSSESLQPKFDKISPAKGFKRLFSIRSIAELFKGILKISIIGGVAYIIIRNEFDHLMPLADQSAWGMFSYIGGICFKILLYMTVVLVFLAILDYAYQRWEFEKSIRMTKQEIKDEYKNTEGDPMIKARIRRIQREMAQKRMMAEVPKADVVITNPTHLAVAIQYNPADMQAPIVVAKGADFIAEKIRNIAQENDVLIIENKPLAQVLYKIVKVNNAVPEDLYKAVAEVLAFVYEQKKIKIFG is encoded by the coding sequence ATGGCCGAAAATGATGATCAGGAACGAACCGAGCAAGCCACAGGTAAGCGGCGCGAAGAAAGTCGTGAGAAAGGCCAGGTAGCCCGTTCCCAGGAAGTGATTTCAGTCAGTATCCTGGTCGCCGGTCTCCTGTTTTTTTACTTTGGCGGTTCCACCCTTGTTTTAAAGACGATGGATATCATGACGGTCGGGTTTCGTGAAGCCGGACAGGTCAATCTGACGCAGGATAGTGTGACGGCAATCATGACCAGCTATATATTTAAAGGGTTTGGAATACTATTTCCCCTTTTAATCGCAGTTCTGATTGCCGCCATTCTGGGAAATGTTCTGCAAATCGGTTTTATGTTTTCTTCGGAATCCCTTCAACCAAAATTTGACAAAATCAGCCCCGCCAAAGGATTCAAGAGGCTGTTTTCAATCCGTTCCATAGCGGAGCTTTTCAAGGGCATCCTGAAGATCAGTATTATCGGCGGGGTGGCCTACATTATTATTCGAAATGAATTCGATCATTTGATGCCGCTGGCGGATCAGTCTGCCTGGGGTATGTTCAGTTATATAGGCGGCATCTGCTTTAAAATACTACTTTACATGACAGTTGTTCTGGTCTTTCTGGCGATACTCGACTACGCCTATCAACGCTGGGAATTTGAAAAGAGCATTCGCATGACCAAACAGGAAATCAAGGATGAATACAAGAATACGGAAGGCGATCCGATGATAAAAGCCAGAATCCGCCGGATTCAGAGAGAAATGGCGCAGAAACGGATGATGGCCGAAGTGCCTAAGGCGGACGTGGTTATTACCAACCCGACCCATCTGGCGGTTGCTATTCAATATAATCCGGCAGATATGCAGGCGCCGATTGTCGTGGCGAAAGGAGCGGATTTTATTGCGGAGAAGATTCGAAATATTGCGCAGGAAAATGATGTTCTCATCATTGAAAATAAGCCTCTGGCACAGGTATTGTATAAGATTGTTAAAGTGAACAATGCTGTGCCGGAAGATCTTTACAAGGCGGTCGCGGAAGTTCTGGCATTTGTTTACGAACAAAAGAAAATAAAGATATTTGGATAA
- a CDS encoding flagellar synthesis regulator FleN has product MEVRSVMTVDQAATLREIKKKEIHPDNREGAPVKPGAYATRRHDTRVISVTSGKGGVGKTNITANLAYLLAGHKKRTLILDADAGLANIDVVLGINSPYNLYHVLNGEKTLTEAIIKGPRGIKILPSASGIPEMTDLSRGQKLTLIDELNTLNDSLDFMLIDTGAGISSNVMYFNMAAKEIIVVTTPEPTAMTDAYALIKVLYQRHAKRRFRMIVNMVHNAAEAKEIYTRLSNATDHFLNLTIEYLGHIVLDDKVRESVRKQTLVAELYPQCPAARCLAKISEKISAENLEEYENGSIKFFWESIIDKNRA; this is encoded by the coding sequence ATGGAAGTAAGGAGTGTTATGACCGTGGATCAGGCAGCAACCCTTCGGGAAATAAAGAAGAAAGAAATACATCCGGATAATCGGGAAGGAGCCCCCGTCAAACCGGGCGCTTATGCAACGCGTCGCCATGACACCCGTGTTATATCAGTGACCAGCGGCAAAGGCGGCGTGGGAAAAACCAACATAACAGCCAACCTGGCCTATCTGCTCGCGGGGCACAAAAAAAGGACGCTGATCCTGGACGCTGATGCGGGATTGGCTAACATTGATGTTGTTCTTGGGATCAATTCTCCATACAATCTTTATCATGTGTTAAACGGCGAAAAAACACTGACGGAAGCCATTATCAAGGGTCCCAGAGGAATAAAAATATTGCCTTCCGCCTCCGGAATTCCAGAAATGACGGATCTTTCCCGCGGACAGAAACTGACTCTGATAGATGAATTAAACACCCTCAACGACTCTTTGGATTTCATGCTGATTGATACGGGCGCCGGCATTTCCTCAAATGTCATGTATTTCAATATGGCGGCTAAAGAAATAATCGTTGTGACCACACCTGAACCGACCGCGATGACCGATGCCTATGCTCTGATTAAAGTACTTTATCAGCGACACGCCAAAAGACGATTCCGAATGATTGTTAATATGGTTCATAACGCAGCCGAAGCCAAGGAAATTTATACAAGGCTCAGTAACGCGACGGATCATTTTCTGAATTTAACTATTGAATATTTAGGCCATATCGTATTAGATGACAAAGTTAGAGAATCCGTCAGGAAACAAACACTGGTGGCTGAACTGTATCCCCAATGTCCGGCCGCGCGGTGTCTGGCAAAAATATCCGAAAAAATCTCCGCGGAGAATTTGGAAGAGTATGAAAACGGGAGCATTAAATTCTTCTGGGAAAGCATCATTGACAAAAATCGCGCATAA
- the flhF gene encoding flagellar biosynthesis protein FlhF — MQVKRYEVASMSEAMTKIKNDLGPDAVILSARKIGSGRKEAFEVMAARDENIQVPHKTPIGKADASEVRDLNPHEDVFAFFRAELKEIRESIKNLHEQNSLNSELAEMKETMNSFFDILGMRKGKAPQDLNRKVYLHLLGNGFSQSSSCRIVEAMNQAASWPAQSSEADALKLAEKHIIGSLPALPETGAETRIKMFIGPTGVGKTTTLAKLAARYSIMKKMNVGLITTDNYRIAAAEQLETYAKIMGLRMEKASTRETFEKALRVLADKDIILVDTPGRARPDDGYLNKIEETISDQRIEKNLLINATGSEDHLDNIVTGYSRFRIDHLIVTKIDESRRFGRLYDVLSSTKKPVTYLTCGQNVPQDIEEVTPARMADLMLRCAAH, encoded by the coding sequence ATGCAAGTGAAACGATACGAAGTAGCATCCATGAGCGAAGCCATGACGAAGATCAAAAATGATCTGGGGCCGGATGCCGTTATTTTATCCGCGAGGAAGATCGGAAGCGGAAGAAAAGAGGCATTTGAAGTCATGGCGGCACGTGATGAAAATATACAGGTTCCCCATAAAACTCCGATCGGAAAAGCTGATGCCTCCGAAGTTCGCGACCTGAATCCTCATGAGGATGTCTTTGCTTTTTTCCGCGCCGAGCTTAAGGAAATCAGAGAATCCATCAAAAACTTGCATGAACAAAACTCCCTCAACTCGGAGCTGGCCGAGATGAAGGAAACGATGAATTCATTCTTTGATATTCTGGGAATGAGAAAGGGCAAGGCTCCCCAGGATCTGAACCGGAAGGTGTATCTGCATTTGCTGGGCAACGGCTTTTCGCAATCCAGTTCCTGCCGTATCGTGGAAGCGATGAATCAGGCGGCGTCCTGGCCTGCACAATCGAGTGAAGCGGACGCCCTGAAATTAGCGGAAAAGCATATTATTGGTTCTTTGCCCGCTCTTCCCGAAACAGGGGCAGAAACGCGTATTAAGATGTTTATTGGCCCCACGGGTGTGGGAAAGACGACAACGCTGGCAAAACTGGCCGCACGGTATTCGATTATGAAAAAAATGAATGTCGGCCTGATAACTACAGATAATTATCGCATTGCCGCCGCTGAACAATTGGAAACCTACGCCAAAATAATGGGTCTGCGGATGGAGAAGGCTTCTACACGCGAGACGTTTGAAAAGGCTTTGCGGGTTCTTGCCGACAAGGACATTATTCTCGTGGATACGCCGGGCCGCGCGCGACCGGATGACGGATATCTTAACAAGATAGAAGAAACGATTTCCGATCAACGGATTGAAAAGAATTTACTGATTAACGCCACAGGCAGTGAAGATCACCTTGACAACATTGTCACGGGGTATTCCAGATTCCGGATTGATCATCTGATTGTCACTAAAATTGATGAATCCAGAAGATTCGGCAGGCTTTATGATGTTCTTTCCAGCACGAAAAAGCCGGTTACTTATCTCACCTGCGGGCAGAATGTCCCCCAGGATATTGAGGAAGTCACGCCGGCCAGGATGGCGGATTTAATGCTAAGATGCGCCGCGCATTGA